In Mangifera indica cultivar Alphonso chromosome 1, CATAS_Mindica_2.1, whole genome shotgun sequence, a single genomic region encodes these proteins:
- the LOC123209924 gene encoding uncharacterized protein LOC123209924, with amino-acid sequence MTVSSTRFSCWFWSGSKEKEPISNASSLSSQSNEWTAFGDAAKLPSTRITSTPRRVKKKWQSREERKMVDKEYDVVLVPSDGGVCSLGSESDDSDWSIGWLEPHGADFLSDHSDDESDDSFAVLVPCYRPNSKQIFEGSNNQLFTVVKNRSNELSPEGNNFMEQWLHSLRSF; translated from the exons ATGACAGTTTCTTCGACTAGATTTTCTTGCTGGTTCTGGAGTGGTAGTAAAGAGAAAGAGCCTATTTCAAATGCATCTTCATTAAGTTCACAATCAAATGAGTGGACTGCTTTTGGTGATGCTGCAAAATTACCATCAACTAGGATAACTTCAACACCAAGAAGGGTTAAGAAAAAATGGCAAAGTAGGGAAGAGAGGAAGATGGTGGATAAGGAATATGATGTTGTGTTGGTGCCATCCGATGGTGGTGTTTGTTCATTAGGATCTGAATCTGATGATTCTGATTGGTCCATTGGGTGGTTAGAACCTCATGGGGCTGACTTTCTGTCTGATCACTCTGATGATGAATCTGATGATAGTTTTGCAGTGTTGGTTCCTTGTTATAGGCCTAATTCCAAGCAGATTTTTGAGGGTTCAAATAACCAGCTCTTTACCGTAGTCAAGAATCGATCAAATGAACTCTCCCCTG AGGGAAACAACTTTATGGAGCAGTGGCTTCATTCTCTTCGGAGTTTCTGA
- the LOC123216771 gene encoding protein NETWORKED 2D-like, which yields MLQKAASNAYSWWWASHIRTKQSKWLEQNLQDMEEKVAYTLKLIEEDGDSFAKRAEMYYKKRPELISFVEEAYRAYRALAERYDHISTELQNANTTIAAVFPEQVQFAFPDDNEDAMPRKFKKPPEIQKINIPDVPKAPMKDLKTIVTTATKKLQANKANKRAPTVTVVKSGLSKPEGLKEIDELQKRILGLQTEKEFLKNSYESKLAKYWEIENQIKEVQERVSRLQDEFGEGIVIEDEEARSLMAAAALKSCQETLDQLQEKQEKVAEEAKVEPKKVNTRTKIEFPKDEVLGNEISKKKLPAKDDSTKPPANDDDSTKAVEESEGLDQEASSTAQNMEEMKSLQENTKKQLEFGSAASLTVTEMAEKIDELVNKVVGLETAFSSQTSLIKGLRRENDGLQIQIQTLEAEKLALINRKIDLNSKMVESEDKLHKLQGDHNNHLPETFSEAQEELQRSPNKEEKSTFQVKLQDEMAGQETARNLNDKQQQIKTLSKTPVVKNLSEQEKISQKEEESTAQVKLQKDIERQEGGMKSGDGLKTLQSLKLSEGLDIKTVTEKHSASLVNCPKLSEKLDAKISTEKDNTSLVKSPKLSEELDIKTTTEKDDTSLVKSLKLSEEPDVIEKGNASLIKGPSLSKERDVKTLMEKDNTSPVEVHFQKNYEGCEHAANLVIDKQNKEKLDEELQDSRSKQKEEKTLVNPGSLKEFKEHEEKLNHTIPPEKAKDVETDAPNDEKEHGLWTIREVHSQPEENHEPNNLLVQSQDQITKENFDNQASRQGPQGQDNFVSVDREGKKKGEEDEPDWKYMFMNGMENREKILLTEYTTLLRNYKELKKKRDKEDTKTGENNSQITGQLEELRSANVKKDEQIKSLLQKLKACINEDKELQNHSAEQKVIVNEIPRSESEKEEILLLPVEQPQITSEIEEKFRASIDEVLEENLDFWLRFSTTFHEIQKFENEVKDLQSEVSKLQEKKGKSEGSGSIKYSIKSDGRPLYKHLKEIQTELTVWMEKCTLLKEELSSRFSSLCKIQEDITAALKTSAEDDEFRFTSYQAAKFQGEVLNMKQENNKVAHELQAGLDHITGLQIDIDKTLTLLREEFGLSESENASNTGLTHSDSKNRVPLRSFIFGVKQKKQKQSLLSSLHPALAKKVNGLKSGSSK from the exons ATGTTGCAGAAAGCTGCAAGTAATGCGTATTCATGGTGGTGGGCAAGCCACATCAGAACCAAACAGTCCAAATGGCTCGAACAGAACCTTCAAg ATATGGAGGAAAAGGTGGCATACACACTTAAACTTATAGAAGAGGATGGGGACTCCTTTGCCAAAAGAGCAGAAATGTACTACAAAAAGAGGCCCGAGCTGATAAGCTTTGTCGAGGAAGCTTACAGGGCTTATCGAGCCTTAGCCGAACGGTATGATCATATTTCAACAGAACTGCAGAATGCCAATACCACCATTGCTGCTGTTTTCCCAGAACAAGTTCAATTTGCATTCCCTGATGACAATGAAGATGCCATGCCAAGAAAATTCAAGAAACCTCCAGAGATTCAAAAGATAAATATCCCAGATGTTCCCAAGGCCCCAATGAAAGATTTGAAGACCATCGTAACAACAGCCACAAAGAAATTGCAAGCCAATAAGGCCAATAAAAGAGCGCCTACTGTTACAGTTGTTAAATCTGGTTTAAGCAAACCTGAGGGGCTTAAGGAGATTGATGAGCTTCAGAAAAGGATCCTAGGCCTACAAACTGAGAAAGAGTTTTTGAAGAACTCTTACGAAAGTAAACTGGCAAAGTACTGGGAAATTGAGAATCAGATCAAGGAAGTACAGGAAAGGGTTAGTAGATTGCAAGATGAATTTGGAGAAGGCATAGTCATTGAAGATGAGGAGGCTCGATCTTTGATGGCAGCTGCAGCTCTGAAATCATGCCAAGAGACATTGGATCAGTTGCAAGAGAAACAGGAGAAAGTAGCTGAAGAAGCAAAAGTAGAACCAAAAAAGGTGAACACTCGAACGAAGATTGAGTTTCCCAAGGATGAGGTTCTTGGCAATGAAATCAGTAAGAAAAAGCTACCTGCAAAGGATGATTCCACAAAGCCACCTGCAAATGACGATGACTCCACAAAAGCAGTAGAAGAGTCAGAAGGATTAGACCAAGAGGCAAGCAGTACTGCACAAAATATGGAAGAAATGAAGTCATTGCAAGAGAATACAAAGAAACAGCTTGAGTTTGGCTCTGCTGCATCTCTCACTGTGACAGAAATGGCTGAGAAGATTGATGAGCTTGTGAACAAGGTGGTTGGCTTGGAAACTGCATTTTCGTCACAGACATCCCTCATAAAGGGACTAAGAAGAGAGAACGACGGACTTCAGATTCAAATCCAAACCTTGGAAGCTGAAAAGTTGGCACTGATCAATaggaaaattgatttaaacagtAAGATGGTGGAGAGTGAGGACAAGTTACACAAACTTCAAGGAGATCATAACAACCATCTCCCAGAAACCTTTTCTGAAGCCCAAGAGGAGCTTCAGCGTTCACCAAACAAAGAGGAGAAATCTACATTTCAAGTGAAGTTGCAG GATGAAATGGCCGGACAAGAAACTGCAAGAAATCTTAATGATAAGCAACAACAGATTAAAACGCTATCCAAGACACCTGTGGTAAAAAATTTGTCAGAGCaagagaaaatatcacaaaaagaGGAAGAATCCACAGCTCAAGTCAAATTGCAGAAGGACATAGAAAGACAAGAAGGTGGAATGAAATCTGGTGATGGTCTAAAGACACTGCAGAGTCTGAAGCTATCAGAGGGGCTAGATATCAAAACTGTAACGGAAAAACATAGTGCATCTCTTGTTAACTGTCCTAAGCTATCTGAGAAGCTTGATGCCAAAATTTCAACAGAAAAAGATAATACATCCCTTGTTAAGAGTCCGAAGCTATCTGAGGAGCTTGATATCAAAACTACCACAGAAAAAGATGATACATCTCTCGTGAAGAGTCTGAAGCTATCTGAGGAGCCTGATGTAATAGAAAAAGGTAATGCATCTCTAATTAAGGGTCCAAGCCTCTCCAAGGAGCGTGATGTCAAAACTTTAATGGAAAAAGATAATACATCTCCTGTTGAAGTCCACTTTCAGAAAAATTATGAAGGATGTGAACATGCAGCAAATCTAGTTATTGACAAACAGAATAAGGAGAAATTAGATGAGGAACTTCAGGACTCAAGgtcaaaacaaaaagaagagaaaacactGGTTAATCCTGGTTCACTCAAAGAATTCAAAGAACATGAAGAAAAACTAAATCATACTATTCCTCCTGAAAAGGCAAAGGATGTAGAAACTGATGCTCCAAACGATGAAAAAGAACATGGTCTTTGGACTATCCGAGAAGTTCACAGTCAACCTGAGGAAAATCATGAACCCAATAACCTATTAGTACAGAGTCAGGACCAGATTACGAAGGAAAATTTTGACAACCAAGCTTCTCGACAAGGTCCACAAGGGCAGGATAATTTTGTCAGTGTTGATAGGGAGGGAAAGAAAAAAGGGGAAGAAGATGAACCAGACTGGAAATATATGTTCATGAATGGTATGGAGAATAGAGAAAAAATTCTATTAACAGAGTATACTACACTTCTTCGTAACTATAAGGAACTCAAGAAGAAGCGTGATAAAGAAGACACGAAAACTGGGGAAAACAACTCTCAGATAACAGGTCAGCTTGAAGAACTGAGAAGTGCTAATGTCAAGAAGGATGAACAGATAAAATCCTTGCTTCAGAAACTGAAAGCTTGCATTAATGAAGATAAAGAATTACAAAATCATTCTGCTGAACAAAAAGTAATTGTGAATGAAATCCCAAGATCTGAAtcagagaaagaagaaatcCTGTTGTTACCAGTAGAACAACCTCAGATTACTtctgaaattgaagaaaaattcagGGCAAGCATTGATGAGGTGCTAGAGGAGAACTTAGATTTTTGGTTAAGATTCAGCACTACATTCCATGAGATacagaaatttgaaaatgaagtcAAAGATCTGCAGTCTGAGGTCTCAAAGCTCCAAGAGAAAAAAGGGAAGAGCGAGGGAAGTGGTAGCATCAAATATTCTATCAAATCAGATGGTCGTCCCTTATACAAGCATCTGAAAGAGATACAGACTGAATTAACAGTCTGGATGGAGAAATGCACATTACTGAAGGAGGAATTGTCATCAAGGTTCTCATCTTTGTGCAAAATTCAGGAAGACATAACAGCAGCTTTGAAGACAAGCGCCGAAGATGATGAATTCAGGTTCACAAGCTATCAAGCTGCAAAGTTCCAAGGTGAGGTTCTAAACATGAAACAAGAGAATAACAAGGTTGCACATGAGCTGCAAGCTGGTCTTGATCACATCACAGGTCTCCAGATTGACATTGATAAGACTCTTACCTTGTTGCGTGAGGAATTTGGGCTTTCTGAGTCAGAGAATGCATCTAATACAGGACTAACTCATTCAGATAGTAAGAATCGAGTTCCATTGCGATCATTTATCTTTGGTGTCAAACAAAAGAAGCAAAAGCAATCGCTGTTGTCCAGCCTGCATCCTGCTCTGGCCAAAAAGGTTAATGGTCTTAAATCAGGGTCGAGTAAGTAA
- the LOC123216781 gene encoding nicotinamidase 1 → MAPKTIDMLKKDLPVEQGSLVFSGSVKTGLVLVDIVNGFCTVGAGNLAPTQPDKQISLMVDESVKLARMFCDKKWPVFAFLDSHHPDIPEPPYPPHCINGTDEAELVPALKWLENNSNVTLRRKECIDGFLGSFEKDGSNVFVSWVKNNQIKNILVVGICTDICVLDFVCSTLSARNRRFLGPLEDVIVYSPGCATYDLPAHVADTIPDALAHPQDLMHHIGLYMAKGRGAKVVSEVSFDAVKEP, encoded by the exons ATGGCTCCCAAAACTATTGATATGCTGAAGAAAGACCTTCCCGTTGAACAAGGATCTCTCGTCTTTTCTGGAAGTGTTAAGACCGGTCTTGTTCTTGTTGATATTGTTAATGGTTTCTGTACCGTCGGTGCAGGCAACTTg GCTCCAACACAGCCTGATAAACAAATTTCTCTTATGGTAGACGAGTCTGTGAAACTTGCCAGGATGTTCTGTGACAAAAAATGGCCTGTTTTTGCGTTTCTTGATTCTCATCATCCTGATATCCCTGAGCCTCCCTATCCTCCTCATTGTATTAATGGAACAGATGAAGCTGAACTTGTTCCTG cACTGAAATGGTTGGAGAATAACTCTAATGTAACACTTAGGCGCAAGGAGTGTATTGATGGATTTCTTGGCTCTTTTGAGAAAGATGGATCCAATGTCTTTGTAAGTTGGGTGaagaataatcaaattaaaaat ATATTGGTGGTAGGGATATGCACAGACATATGTGTGCTTGATTTTGTATGTTCCACACTGTCTGCCAGAAATCGTCGTTTTCTTGGTCCTCTGGAGGATGTAATTGTGTATTCACCTGGTTGTGCAACTTACGATTTGCCTGCTCATGTTGCCGATACTATCCCAGATGCTCTGGCTCACCCACag GATTTGATGCATCACATTGGACTCTACATGGCAAAGGGAAGGGGAGCCAAGGTAGTATCAGAGGTGTCCTTTGATGCAGTGAAAGAGCCATGA